DNA sequence from the Caldivirga sp. genome:
AACCCTAGTTACCAGGTACTGCTTCTCCTCAGGTATCATTGATAAGTTACTGAAGAAGTATTCCCTAAGCTCAATCCTTGACCTGGGGTTCCTTGGCTTTAGAACAACACCCTCATCCTCAATGAAGTAGATGAGCCTAGGCCTAAGGCCCTCACTCATGAACCTAAGCACAGCGATTAATTCATCCCTAGTTAAGTTCCTGTAGGGGTAGGCGCCTTTAACTATGTTGAATATTTCATCAACAGTCCACCTGGGCTTCATGAGTATTAGTGACACTACCTGATTAAATAGAACGTCATAAGGCTTCTCAGGGGGCTTGGTTGGTTCAAGCCAACCTGCCCTAGCCCTATTGATTATGGCCACCGCCTCCAAGGTGTCGTTAATGTCCTCCGTTATTATAATGCCCCTAGGCACCTTATCAAGCCTATGCCCACTCCTCCCAACCCTTTGAACAAGCCTGGTTACTTGATGTGGTGAAACGTATTGAATAACCTGGTCAACGTGACCAATGTCAATACCCAACTCCAGGCTTGAGGTAGCTACAACAGCCTTAAGCCTACCACCCCTAAGCATCTCCTCAGTGTTAAGCCTATTAACCCTTGATAATGAGCTATGGTGTATTGATACTGGGTAGGTTGGGTTAATCATGAGGATCCTTGAGGTCAGTAACTCAGCCATTGACCTAGTATTAACGAACACTATGGATGACTTATCAGCATCATCAATCAACCTCATGACGTACAGTAACCTTGCTAATGCATCATTGTGAAAGAGCTCATCAACATTAACCCCATTCACCATCATGTACCTAGCCTTGAGTTCATTAATGTCAGCGCTGCTCAGTGATGCGGCTGGGTTAACTACATCGAATTGGTAATTCCTAGTGAAGGATAGGTTAATTACCTCGCAATCCTCATCATTACCCACTAGGAACCTAGCCACCTCATTAGGGGAACCCACTGATGCTGATAAGCCAATTACCTGGAATTTCCCAGCTAGGGCCTTAAGCTTCTGGAGGCCGATGGATAATTGACTCCCCCTCTTGTCCTCGACTAATTCATGAACCTCATCAACAATAACCCACTTAACCTTAGATATGTGTTCCCTAAGCCTACTACCAATGAAGAGTATTTGAAGAGTCTCAGGGGTGGTTATGAGTAGTTGAGGCGGGTTCCTACTCTGCCTAGCCCTCTCATTCTTATCAGTGTCACCATGCCTAACAGCCACAGTTAACCCAACCCCACTAGCCCACCACTCAATCCTCCTCAGTAAGTCCCTGTTAAGGGCCCTGAGGGGGGTTATGTAGAGTATGTAAATGCCCCTTGGCTTATCCTGCGGCATACTTAGGAACATTGATAAGACAGGCAGCAGCGCAGCCTCAGTTTTACCACTACCAGTTGGGGCTATTAATAGAGTGTTCCTACCGCTCAATATAACTGGAATTGCCTTAAGCTGGGGTTCCGTTAATTCCCTGAAACCCCTCTTAACCACTAATTCCTTAACCATGGGATGAAGCATGCTTAATACATCATTATGCATTATTACTGCTAACAATGTGCATAACCCCTTATAAAAGTTTCCACGGTATGAATGAAGAATCATGAAGCCAAGTCATTTAGTGTAAGGCAACTGCAACAAGTTAATCATTGTTTGCGTGGAGTAATATTTTTAAGTTCACGATACAGCACCTGCTGATGAAATATAGGCTAATGGATATTTTAGCGTGCCCATATGATAAAACGTTTCCACTAACGCTAGTAGTATTTGAAGAGAAGACTTACCCTGAAAGAACATACAGTGGTAGGGTACCCTTCTGTGAATTATACTGCTCCTTCAGGAGAATGAACATTAAGGACATGAGTAACCCAAGCCAGGAAGCCCCCTGCGGTGAGTGCATTAAGCATGAGGTTGTTAACGGCATACTATACTGCCCAACGTGCGGCAGATGGTACCCGATAAAGGATGAGATACCTATACTTCTCCCAGATGAACTGAGGAATAAGAAGGAGGATGAGGAGTTCCTGGATAAGTTTAAGGATAAGATAAGGGAATTAGCACCTGACGTAGCATCAAAGATACTTAAACAAACCACGTGACGCGTTAACCCACTTTACCTAAACGTTTACCCAACATTATTGGTCTAAATCATGCTGACCCATTGGGATCCATGAGGTGTTTTCACATTGATAATCATAATCATGCGGGGAAGGTGCAAAACCTTAATAATAACTTAAGCGATTCTGAAAAGCGAAATGAGTGCTAAATCCAGTGAGGCTATTGTTGAATTAATAAGGAGGGAGTTCAGTGAGGACTCTGAACTGGTGTTAAGCCTATATAAGGCGTATAGGGAAAGGGGCGTTAAGGGGGTTAGGGAAGAGTTAAACACTATGCTTAGTAAATACGGGATTAAGTTATGAGTAGTCGTTTAACAATAGATTCAGTGGAGTTGGAGGGATTTAGGGTATTTAAGGGTAGAGTTACGTTCAATTTCATCGAAGGCTTAAACGTGATTCACGGGCCAATAGGTTCAGGTAAGTCAAGCATAATTCAAGCCATTGAGTTCGCCCTATACGGTAATCAATTAGAGGCCAGGGAGAGGGTGGCTAGGTTAAGTGACTTAATTAACGAGGACTCTAACGAGGCTACTGTAGCTCTAAGGCTAGGCGGTAATCTGATAGTGAGGAGGCTGATGCGTAAGGGTAACTCAACATACCAGACCTTAACCCTTAATGGTAATCAATCAACCGATGATTACTTAATCACCCTGCTGGGGGTTGATGATGATGATTTCGAGAGGTTCATACTGGTTAGCCACAAGACCCTTGAGGACCTAGTCTATGGGCCGGTTAGGAGGAGGACACTGGCTATAGATAGGCTATTCGGGTTAGAGTTCCTCGAGGTCTTGGGCAGCGTATTACCGGTTAGGCAGGTTAGCGAGGCCATAGACGTTAGGAAGCAGAGGTTAGCCAGTATAAGGGAGGCTGAGGATCTACTACGGAAATACGGCTCAATTAAGGCAGCCCTAGATAAGAGGAGTAGCTTAGCCACTGAGATAGAGGGCATTAGGGAGCAGGTTAAGGCCATTTCATCAGCCTACGTTGAGTTAGCCAATAGGAGGTCAAGGTACGTTGAGGCAATTAAGAGGGTTGAGGAACAGTACACCAGGTACCTGTATGTTAGGGAGCGGTTGAGGCAGCTTGAGGAGGAGTTGAGGAACGTTAAGGGTGAGGATTATGGTGAGGTATTGATTAAGGGTAGCCTAGAGGTGATTAGACGCATGTTGATTCCAAGGCTTGAATCAGTGATGCTTCAGGAATTAAGTGAAAGGCTTGAGAAGGCTAACACCATTGATGAGCTACTGGAGTTAAGCTACAGTGGGGTTAACGCCCTGGAGGGTAAGGTTAAGGAACTTGAGGAGGAGTTGGAGGTTATGAGGAGGAGTAGGGATGATTTAGGCAGGCTAATAGATAGGACTAGGGGGGAGTTAAGTTCACTAATGGAGAGGCTCAGCGTTATTGAGGATGCGGCCAAGCAGTATGCCGAGTACGTTAAGAAGTATGGTGATTTAGGTAAGGTTAAGGCTGAGTTAGAATCCGCTAGAAGTGAGTATAATGAAATAGAGACCGTGGTTAAGGTTAAGGCCTCAGCCCTTGAGATTCTTAACTACTTGATAAGGGAGATTGAACTACACGGTGAGGCAACATGCCCAGTCCACGGCTTTAAGGTAACGCGGGATAGGCTCAGTGAACTTAAGGATAGGGCCAATAATCTGCAGAGGGAGTTAAGTGAATTAAGGATTATTGACGTTAAGAGTAGGGTTAATGAACTCGAGAGGGTTGCAGTGGAGATGGAGGGGTTGTATGCGCAGTACGTTCAGTACCAGGAATTACTGAGTAAGGTTGATGAGTATAAGGCTCAGTTGAACCAATACCTCGATAAGCTTCAGAAGCTGGAGAGGGCTATGGCTGATCTTGAGAAGAGGATTAAGGACTTCAGGAGCATCATTGAGCTAGCCCACAAGAGGCTTGAGGAGGCTGAGAGGAGGTACTTAATCTACAGGAAGATTAAGGAGAGGGATGCCTTGAGGCTTGAGGAGAACAGCCTACTTAATGAGCTTAAGGGAAGCGGCATAAACCTTGATGAGGTAGTGAGCATTGACGAGGCCTTAAGGGATATGGAGAAGCGTATGGATGAATTAAGGAGGAGGCTCGAGGAAGCAACCTCAGAATACATGCAGTTGGACACCGTATTATCGAGGATAAGCCACGAGAACATTGATGTTGAGAAGACTCTCAGTGAAATTAAGGAACTTGAGGAGATTAACGGTAGGTTCCAACGCATACTCAATAGGCTTAATGAAGTTCAAGGCAAGGTTAGGGGTGACGTAGTTAACATAATTCAATCAAAGGTTATTGACTTATTTAAGCAGCTATACCCGTACAGCGACTTAGAGGGAATAACAGTTAAACTTCAGCATAGGAAAGGTAAGGGAAGCGATTACGTACTTTACGCGCTCAGGGGAGGCAGGGATGTTCCAGTATCAAGGCTTAGTGATGGGCAGAGATTAACATTAGCTCAATCATTCGTACTAGCAGTGTATAGGCTAATGCAGCATAACTTAGGCTTCATACTTATGGATGAACCAATCCCCTACGTTGATGTTAACGCTAAGAGGGCCTTCTCCGAAACCATTACAAAGGCCATAAGTGAGGGTATGATTAAGCAGGTTATATTAGCAACACAGGACGATACACTACTGGAAGCGTTAATTAAAAGCTCAGAGGACAGTAAAGTGAGGAGCAATGTGATTAAGCTTCAACGCCCTAAGTGAAGGCAGGAATCCTAACTCTCCCCATTATTCCCTAACTGACCTCCTCCTCGTC
Encoded proteins:
- a CDS encoding Trm112 family protein, coding for MKYRLMDILACPYDKTFPLTLVVFEEKTYPERTYSGRVPFCELYCSFRRMNIKDMSNPSQEAPCGECIKHEVVNGILYCPTCGRWYPIKDEIPILLPDELRNKKEDEEFLDKFKDKIRELAPDVASKILKQTT
- a CDS encoding DEAD/DEAH box helicase; translation: MHNDVLSMLHPMVKELVVKRGFRELTEPQLKAIPVILSGRNTLLIAPTGSGKTEAALLPVLSMFLSMPQDKPRGIYILYITPLRALNRDLLRRIEWWASGVGLTVAVRHGDTDKNERARQSRNPPQLLITTPETLQILFIGSRLREHISKVKWVIVDEVHELVEDKRGSQLSIGLQKLKALAGKFQVIGLSASVGSPNEVARFLVGNDEDCEVINLSFTRNYQFDVVNPAASLSSADINELKARYMMVNGVNVDELFHNDALARLLYVMRLIDDADKSSIVFVNTRSMAELLTSRILMINPTYPVSIHHSSLSRVNRLNTEEMLRGGRLKAVVATSSLELGIDIGHVDQVIQYVSPHQVTRLVQRVGRSGHRLDKVPRGIIITEDINDTLEAVAIINRARAGWLEPTKPPEKPYDVLFNQVVSLILMKPRWTVDEIFNIVKGAYPYRNLTRDELIAVLRFMSEGLRPRLIYFIEDEGVVLKPRNPRSRIELREYFFSNLSMIPEEKQYLVTRVDTGEAVGVLDEAFMAEYGEPGIKFVFRGNVWILRSIKDDIIYVEPAKDPVGAIPSWIGEEIPVPFEIAQDVGRLKKTIMSELRNGTSEDALISRLTKELGVSRRTVKYIVSTIKEQLKYGFVPTDDSIIIERVGELVVIHASFGTLVNRTLSRLLASYMTHALGLPVRVQQDPYAIILQLPGKVESSIIIESLNALANLNMSEFLQYVKRIALETGLFKRKIVHVARRFNVIKSDKSVSDISLTNLIQALEDTPVYVEALREFITSDLDVDGAVRVLKSILDGSIKVTVIEGSEFSPMAREILSKASSRLEVIAPERLDRLIIESVKARLLNEPLTLACLECGNVYIGKVKDLIKDLKCPRCGSVKLTASKMEPDKVTAIVKRGNGDDYERLVKASELVTKYGWRGLMAIASRISLRRAEEFLSSDGSEDFNDFITKLYNAEKEEVKQRFFT
- a CDS encoding SMC family ATPase, which produces MSSRLTIDSVELEGFRVFKGRVTFNFIEGLNVIHGPIGSGKSSIIQAIEFALYGNQLEARERVARLSDLINEDSNEATVALRLGGNLIVRRLMRKGNSTYQTLTLNGNQSTDDYLITLLGVDDDDFERFILVSHKTLEDLVYGPVRRRTLAIDRLFGLEFLEVLGSVLPVRQVSEAIDVRKQRLASIREAEDLLRKYGSIKAALDKRSSLATEIEGIREQVKAISSAYVELANRRSRYVEAIKRVEEQYTRYLYVRERLRQLEEELRNVKGEDYGEVLIKGSLEVIRRMLIPRLESVMLQELSERLEKANTIDELLELSYSGVNALEGKVKELEEELEVMRRSRDDLGRLIDRTRGELSSLMERLSVIEDAAKQYAEYVKKYGDLGKVKAELESARSEYNEIETVVKVKASALEILNYLIREIELHGEATCPVHGFKVTRDRLSELKDRANNLQRELSELRIIDVKSRVNELERVAVEMEGLYAQYVQYQELLSKVDEYKAQLNQYLDKLQKLERAMADLEKRIKDFRSIIELAHKRLEEAERRYLIYRKIKERDALRLEENSLLNELKGSGINLDEVVSIDEALRDMEKRMDELRRRLEEATSEYMQLDTVLSRISHENIDVEKTLSEIKELEEINGRFQRILNRLNEVQGKVRGDVVNIIQSKVIDLFKQLYPYSDLEGITVKLQHRKGKGSDYVLYALRGGRDVPVSRLSDGQRLTLAQSFVLAVYRLMQHNLGFILMDEPIPYVDVNAKRAFSETITKAISEGMIKQVILATQDDTLLEALIKSSEDSKVRSNVIKLQRPK